From the genome of Brevinematales bacterium, one region includes:
- a CDS encoding DUF4190 domain-containing protein, with product MPERFLPHKKYQSQILTGFILSVSVFSFTVVGTFILMGLPIMLYTFWSVNLMVLISQVIALVLCVMGILRLDPENERGKAMAIAGILMSLFMVVMMIVMFSMIVAGPSL from the coding sequence ATGCCGGAACGTTTTTTACCGCATAAAAAATATCAATCCCAGATACTAACGGGGTTTATCCTTTCCGTATCCGTATTTTCTTTCACCGTCGTGGGGACGTTTATCCTGATGGGGCTCCCTATCATGCTGTACACGTTCTGGTCGGTCAACCTGATGGTGCTTATCTCGCAGGTGATCGCGCTCGTGCTATGCGTCATGGGCATACTGCGGCTCGACCCTGAGAACGAACGCGGTAAAGCGATGGCAATCGCGGGAATACTGATGTCGCTATTTATGGTCGTGATGATGATTGTGATGTTCTCGATGATCGTCGCGGGGCCGTCCCTGTAA
- a CDS encoding tetratricopeptide repeat protein, whose amino-acid sequence MGNYDFLLKFLGHENKFEPNNLNLELDGIENASTGMTVTEEEISPQNWDNLDSLINAATSGKDEKKAPPAPAASPAASLDELSDMPFGREDTSEPAPMDDLSEYSALAMTDDGQTIDEDFAAFGEDPFPAPPAEKKESADVFSEEAWGAPETKAPASPTPAPAPSTTSPAAPETKPGQAAVGITAEVAVDPDVLEEMNNLDMVPPSLDELHRRFQEGGGPQDLIQDIMDETAAEQDGESPYDMDNVEIEGEGAQGGYDFSDIGGLESTGAPNEIESEFSDLLAQAKMGDEEKGSGRPAIDIGEPPLEPEAPAKSAEPGKDLSGEEAGLGDLEALFDDSHPSFPEDASMTPGMPDESFMPDAGGTEFPGESFEMPDFGAEDSAELKTSEPDLSAFMETDNSPQDDLSALMEPGAPQEDLSALMEPGAPQDDLSALMESETAAEMPEFPVFDEPEAGAETPGFASFDEPAGMEFPEPSFEADGIEEVQELPDDEEEASLSEPAFGAPSSSKPPVGYGRESDIDLDESKLLKIRNRINVFADPDLRKKLRKIFIDRLLPKNIMEQLVAMLILEQPEDAINRFIKENVPEEQMQVEEEIEERPEVPKPKTRRVIFTEEARKAEEFQKELQNITKYAAIFFGLLLVVAILIWRLVWVPGNASRSYEDGIAELKKGNYVVAEAKFTEGENKGGPDMDWYNRYAIAYLEKNEFQLAEKKFLQALQEKPLDKLTVFNFAEYYKSVYPKKYDKAVAILSSLKKKMPDEFDVVDRLGQTYIEWGDNSSTAAEQSKYYDEAKKTYQEFLSKNAKHIGTMFRQIEIAIREKDDELITYLLQRIAVADPKAINVEVMTRLARYYNDNRNMKEAKTVLLPLIDFIDQNMPKKGQPVEKEEKNKKNFKSNEIPKKMLFSEAYYEYARYLTLNMNYIDALIAASNSIILNAKNGKAYNLRGEIYYISEGLTGNIELAKNEFESATNFAPYYYKPYANLGHIYYYNRLQMSDPEKSLSKALMAYKTARYYLPEGQKDFLLQYNLAWLYYREKSYEKASEEWQDLYIDEPYNPILSFALGNTYYHTGKYSLAKTQYEKAIEYYDSIAQKMGYINPELQRHIEIYSQLAHAYNNKGVVNLIYAYQYAAYKDKYEQDALLDFYQAKNSANKIKVIYAQAEANIKYILNPAMKNQQPAFDDEIPMRTTLQDIIDEFKANLLKGI is encoded by the coding sequence ATGGGTAATTACGACTTTCTTTTAAAATTCTTAGGGCATGAAAATAAATTCGAGCCGAATAATCTCAATCTGGAACTCGACGGGATTGAGAATGCGTCCACGGGGATGACGGTCACCGAAGAAGAAATCAGCCCCCAAAACTGGGACAATCTTGACAGCCTGATAAACGCCGCCACATCCGGCAAGGATGAGAAAAAAGCGCCTCCGGCGCCAGCGGCGTCTCCCGCCGCGTCTCTGGACGAACTTTCCGATATGCCCTTTGGCAGAGAAGACACCTCCGAACCGGCTCCGATGGATGACTTATCCGAATACAGCGCGCTGGCGATGACGGATGACGGGCAGACTATCGACGAGGACTTCGCGGCGTTCGGCGAGGATCCGTTCCCCGCCCCGCCCGCTGAAAAGAAAGAATCCGCCGACGTGTTCTCCGAGGAAGCATGGGGCGCCCCGGAAACTAAGGCTCCGGCCTCACCGACCCCCGCACCCGCGCCCTCGACCACTTCCCCCGCGGCTCCGGAAACCAAACCCGGCCAGGCGGCAGTGGGCATAACCGCGGAAGTTGCTGTTGATCCCGACGTACTGGAAGAAATGAATAACCTGGACATGGTTCCCCCGTCGCTCGATGAATTACATCGGCGTTTCCAGGAAGGCGGTGGGCCGCAGGATCTGATACAGGATATTATGGACGAGACCGCCGCCGAACAGGACGGTGAATCGCCTTACGATATGGATAATGTAGAGATTGAAGGGGAAGGCGCGCAGGGCGGATACGATTTCAGCGATATCGGCGGATTAGAATCGACCGGCGCCCCGAATGAAATAGAAAGCGAGTTTTCCGATTTGCTCGCGCAGGCAAAAATGGGCGATGAAGAGAAGGGATCAGGCAGGCCTGCCATCGATATAGGCGAACCCCCGCTCGAACCGGAAGCCCCGGCAAAATCGGCCGAACCGGGGAAGGATCTTTCCGGGGAGGAAGCAGGTCTCGGCGACCTCGAAGCGCTTTTCGACGATTCGCATCCATCGTTCCCCGAGGACGCCTCCATGACGCCCGGTATGCCGGATGAATCGTTTATGCCGGATGCCGGCGGTACGGAATTCCCCGGAGAATCGTTCGAGATGCCGGATTTCGGCGCGGAAGACTCCGCCGAACTGAAAACATCCGAACCCGATCTCAGCGCGTTTATGGAAACAGACAACTCCCCGCAGGACGACCTTTCCGCATTGATGGAACCTGGAGCGCCGCAGGAAGACCTATCCGCCCTCATGGAACCGGGAGCGCCGCAGGATGATCTTTCCGCTCTGATGGAGTCTGAAACCGCTGCCGAAATGCCGGAATTCCCGGTGTTCGATGAGCCCGAGGCCGGCGCGGAAACACCCGGATTCGCTTCATTCGACGAACCCGCCGGAATGGAATTCCCCGAACCGTCGTTCGAGGCGGACGGTATTGAAGAGGTGCAGGAACTCCCTGACGACGAGGAGGAAGCGTCCTTATCCGAGCCCGCTTTTGGAGCGCCTTCATCATCTAAACCCCCAGTTGGATACGGCCGGGAATCGGACATCGATTTGGATGAATCCAAACTGCTAAAAATACGAAACCGTATCAATGTTTTTGCAGACCCGGACCTCAGAAAAAAACTCAGAAAAATATTTATAGACCGCCTGCTTCCAAAAAACATCATGGAACAATTGGTCGCCATGCTGATTTTGGAACAGCCTGAAGACGCCATTAACAGGTTTATCAAGGAAAATGTTCCTGAAGAACAGATGCAGGTTGAAGAGGAAATCGAGGAACGCCCCGAAGTTCCGAAGCCGAAAACCCGCCGGGTAATCTTCACCGAAGAAGCGCGTAAGGCCGAGGAGTTCCAGAAAGAACTCCAGAATATCACAAAATACGCGGCTATATTCTTCGGTTTACTCCTCGTGGTCGCTATATTAATCTGGCGGCTGGTCTGGGTTCCCGGTAACGCCAGCCGGTCCTATGAGGACGGCATCGCGGAATTAAAGAAAGGTAATTATGTAGTCGCCGAAGCGAAATTTACCGAGGGCGAGAATAAGGGCGGCCCGGATATGGACTGGTATAACCGTTACGCTATCGCCTATCTTGAGAAGAACGAGTTCCAGCTCGCTGAGAAAAAATTCCTCCAAGCCCTACAGGAAAAACCCCTCGATAAGCTGACTGTGTTTAATTTCGCCGAGTATTATAAATCGGTCTATCCCAAGAAATACGACAAGGCTGTCGCGATCCTCAGCAGTCTGAAGAAAAAGATGCCCGACGAGTTCGACGTAGTCGACCGGCTCGGGCAGACCTATATCGAATGGGGGGACAACTCATCCACCGCAGCCGAGCAGAGTAAGTATTATGACGAGGCGAAAAAGACCTATCAGGAATTCCTCTCTAAGAACGCCAAACATATCGGCACGATGTTCCGCCAGATCGAAATCGCGATCCGTGAGAAGGATGACGAACTGATCACTTACCTATTACAGAGAATCGCTGTCGCCGACCCTAAGGCGATTAATGTCGAGGTGATGACCCGGCTGGCGAGGTATTACAACGACAACCGGAATATGAAGGAAGCGAAGACGGTTTTATTACCGTTGATCGATTTTATCGATCAGAATATGCCGAAGAAGGGACAACCGGTAGAAAAAGAGGAAAAGAATAAAAAGAACTTTAAGAGCAACGAGATACCGAAAAAGATGCTGTTCAGCGAGGCTTATTACGAATACGCGCGCTATCTGACGCTCAATATGAATTATATCGACGCCCTGATCGCCGCATCGAATTCCATCATACTCAACGCTAAAAACGGAAAGGCATACAACCTTCGAGGGGAAATATACTATATCAGCGAAGGCCTTACGGGGAATATCGAATTGGCGAAAAACGAGTTCGAGAGCGCCACCAATTTCGCGCCGTACTACTACAAACCCTACGCGAACCTCGGGCATATATACTACTATAACCGGCTGCAAATGTCCGATCCCGAGAAATCGCTCAGCAAAGCGCTGATGGCCTATAAGACCGCGCGATACTATCTTCCCGAAGGACAGAAGGACTTCCTCCTCCAATACAATCTCGCGTGGCTGTACTACCGTGAAAAGAGCTATGAGAAGGCCTCGGAGGAATGGCAGGACTTGTATATCGACGAACCGTATAATCCGATATTATCGTTCGCGCTCGGGAATACGTACTATCACACCGGAAAATACAGTCTCGCGAAAACCCAGTACGAAAAAGCGATCGAGTACTACGACAGTATCGCCCAGAAGATGGGATATATCAATCCCGAGCTCCAACGGCATATCGAGATATACTCTCAGCTCGCCCATGCCTATAATAATAAAGGGGTGGTCAACCTGATATACGCCTATCAATATGCCGCTTATAAAGATAAGTATGAGCAGGACGCGCTTCTCGACTTCTACCAGGCGAAGAACTCGGCTAACAAGATCAAGGTGATCTACGCACAAGCGGAAGCGAATATCAAGTACATCCTGAACCCCGCGATGAAGAACCAGCAGCCCGCGTTCGACGACGAGATTCCGATGCGTACCACGCTACAGGATATTATCGACGAATTCAAGGCCAATCTATTGAAAGGAATTTAA
- a CDS encoding ComF family protein has protein sequence MINLPHRILSFFFPHFCVSCGVRTDEALFTHLCPDCAEYLASSGAAIPSPCVKCSAPTYADTPGLCYDCSIGAFSFTRNTSMLSYTHPVIRDMVLSFKFESDKLTGSDLAHLLESPIRDFLNTRQFDVCTAIPLSRQSLKVRGYNQVDYILDRLKIPYTPLLERKEHPTHQSRLSQKERRESVRGQFPLLPDTQGVIRDKKILLIDDIFTTGSTVEEGTATLLAGGAREIEILTFFRA, from the coding sequence ATGATAAATCTCCCGCACCGGATACTGTCGTTCTTCTTCCCCCATTTCTGCGTCTCGTGCGGAGTCCGTACCGATGAAGCCCTCTTCACACACCTTTGTCCCGATTGCGCCGAATATCTGGCATCGTCGGGGGCGGCCATCCCATCCCCGTGCGTAAAATGCTCCGCGCCAACCTATGCGGACACCCCCGGATTATGCTACGACTGCTCTATCGGCGCGTTCAGCTTCACCCGGAATACGTCGATGCTGTCCTATACACACCCCGTCATCCGCGATATGGTGCTGTCGTTTAAGTTCGAATCGGACAAACTGACGGGAAGCGATCTGGCACATTTACTGGAATCCCCGATTAGGGATTTCCTCAATACCCGGCAATTCGATGTCTGTACCGCTATCCCGTTATCCCGGCAAAGCCTGAAAGTTCGGGGATATAATCAGGTGGATTACATCCTCGATAGATTGAAAATCCCTTATACCCCTTTGCTGGAACGGAAGGAGCACCCCACCCATCAGAGCCGGTTGAGCCAGAAGGAACGCCGCGAATCGGTGCGGGGGCAATTCCCGCTCCTGCCGGATACGCAAGGGGTAATCCGCGATAAAAAAATCCTGCTGATAGACGATATTTTTACCACCGGAAGCACGGTTGAAGAGGGTACGGCGACACTATTGGCCGGAGGAGCCCGTGAAATAGAAATTCTCACGTTTTTCCGGGCTTAA
- a CDS encoding heavy-metal-associated domain-containing protein, translated as MKQKVKIDGMSCMHCVKAVQEALSAVKGISDIAVKIGEAEFTTGDGFDMNTVRTAIEEAGYEVVS; from the coding sequence ATGAAGCAGAAAGTAAAAATAGACGGGATGAGCTGCATGCATTGCGTGAAAGCGGTGCAGGAGGCGTTATCCGCGGTGAAGGGGATTTCCGATATCGCGGTCAAGATCGGCGAGGCGGAATTTACTACAGGCGACGGATTCGATATGAATACGGTGCGTACCGCGATCGAAGAGGCCGGGTATGAGGTGGTTTCCTAA
- a CDS encoding 16S rRNA (uracil(1498)-N(3))-methyltransferase, with translation MRRFFIPAARIDGSRVTVDGSDYHHLIHVLRKQPGDIFEATDGWGNILRIRITDAAGGHAAGEIIGLISAPERSVTLTLYQAIPRQGLFDFIIEKSAELGVRRVVPVVTERTVVRLAEERSAKKLERWRRIANETVKKIGRADTIDVLPVCGLNEIIGQLHPGSLRIAAWEMEETRGLRTILREKPDSKDVEIVIGPEGGLSAGEISALTGMGFESVSLGKRILKVETAAVAAIANIFYELESD, from the coding sequence ATGAGGCGTTTTTTTATTCCCGCCGCCCGGATCGACGGCAGCCGGGTCACGGTTGACGGAAGCGACTATCATCATCTGATCCATGTGCTACGGAAACAACCCGGCGATATATTCGAAGCGACCGACGGATGGGGCAATATCCTGCGGATCAGAATTACTGATGCCGCTGGCGGCCATGCCGCGGGGGAGATTATCGGGCTGATCTCCGCGCCCGAACGGTCGGTGACGCTGACGCTTTATCAGGCAATCCCGCGTCAGGGACTGTTCGATTTTATCATAGAAAAATCCGCCGAGCTTGGAGTTCGTAGGGTCGTCCCTGTTGTTACCGAACGGACGGTCGTGCGGCTCGCGGAGGAACGCTCGGCAAAAAAACTGGAACGGTGGCGGCGTATCGCAAACGAGACCGTGAAAAAGATCGGGAGAGCCGATACGATCGACGTACTCCCTGTGTGCGGGCTGAACGAGATAATCGGGCAACTCCATCCCGGGTCGCTTCGGATTGCCGCATGGGAGATGGAAGAGACGCGGGGACTCCGTACAATCCTCCGCGAAAAACCGGATAGTAAGGATGTCGAGATTGTGATCGGGCCGGAGGGCGGGTTGAGCGCGGGCGAGATTTCCGCGCTGACCGGGATGGGATTTGAAAGCGTCAGTCTGGGAAAGCGTATCCTGAAGGTCGAAACCGCCGCAGTCGCGGCGATCGCGAATATCTTCTACGAGTTGGAAAGCGATTAA
- a CDS encoding WbuC family cupin fold metalloprotein: protein MGDFQLISFSTMNDLLVSARRSTRLRRNYNFHEHADAVQRFLNALIPNTYVRPHRHINPPRFETFLVLRGRVAVVFFDNEGRITGSNYMGERCEVKGIDISPGVWHTLICLEDAVIFEVKEGPYQEDTDKEFAIWSPDEGSPEAGKYLVHLIANIGG from the coding sequence GTGGGAGATTTTCAGCTCATTAGTTTCAGTACGATGAACGATTTGCTGGTATCGGCGAGACGGTCGACGCGGCTCCGGCGGAATTATAATTTTCACGAGCACGCGGATGCGGTACAGCGCTTTTTAAACGCATTGATACCCAACACGTATGTGCGGCCGCACCGGCATATCAATCCGCCCCGGTTTGAGACTTTCCTCGTCCTACGGGGGCGTGTCGCGGTGGTGTTTTTCGATAACGAGGGCAGGATTACCGGGTCGAACTATATGGGCGAGAGGTGCGAGGTGAAGGGAATCGACATCAGTCCCGGAGTATGGCATACCCTGATCTGCCTCGAGGACGCTGTGATTTTCGAGGTGAAGGAAGGCCCGTATCAAGAGGACACGGATAAAGAATTCGCGATATGGTCGCCGGACGAAGGGTCGCCGGAAGCGGGAAAATACCTGGTACACCTCATCGCGAATATCGGAGGCTGA
- a CDS encoding zinc dependent phospholipase C family protein gives MPKEVAHWTFAKKALDRLKSESPLRRLIDEHKFLYYTAALAPDSPYYYTSGYRWKAYRLTGSRIHNNKDSYQVLRNLLGAYRDRNNPAVWVFVAGVLSHFMCDAVFHPFVIHFSGDSAGKKGRAYIDTVYRHSTIETMMDMYYWDEEPLPGGRFFRDYVAKVELPFAEFAELLKILYARGQSLDNRIIMNYMNKHSRTQAMFQKKWPHVLFRSLDFATGRSLRHFMALFYPLKHPKPSELFRYPVAFRHPLHGERQVSSIRELEKEAVDNTFEWFRKIDAFWDTPDLWTIFDHEIGPNLKTGVPDSVGEDMRFFNTEVSVWNIIKQPAGPFNYI, from the coding sequence ATGCCGAAAGAGGTGGCACATTGGACATTCGCTAAAAAGGCGCTCGACCGGTTAAAAAGCGAATCCCCGTTACGCCGTCTCATCGATGAACACAAATTCCTGTACTATACCGCCGCGCTCGCGCCGGATTCCCCGTACTATTATACCAGCGGTTACCGGTGGAAGGCATACCGGCTGACGGGCTCGAGGATACATAATAATAAGGATTCCTATCAGGTATTGCGAAACCTGCTCGGGGCATACCGCGATAGGAACAATCCCGCCGTATGGGTATTTGTCGCGGGGGTATTGTCCCATTTTATGTGCGACGCGGTTTTTCACCCGTTCGTCATCCATTTCAGCGGGGACAGCGCCGGCAAGAAAGGCCGCGCGTATATCGATACCGTCTACCGTCATTCGACAATCGAGACGATGATGGATATGTACTACTGGGACGAGGAACCGCTTCCGGGCGGGAGGTTTTTCAGGGATTATGTCGCGAAGGTGGAATTGCCGTTCGCGGAATTCGCGGAATTATTAAAAATCCTTTATGCCCGCGGTCAATCGCTCGATAATAGAATAATCATGAATTATATGAATAAGCATTCGCGGACTCAGGCGATGTTCCAGAAGAAGTGGCCGCACGTCCTGTTTCGTTCGCTCGACTTCGCGACCGGGCGTTCCCTCCGGCATTTCATGGCGCTGTTTTACCCGTTAAAACATCCCAAGCCGTCCGAGTTGTTCCGTTATCCGGTCGCGTTCAGGCATCCTCTCCACGGGGAACGGCAGGTATCGTCGATACGCGAGTTGGAGAAGGAGGCGGTCGATAATACGTTCGAATGGTTCAGGAAAATCGACGCGTTCTGGGATACCCCGGATTTGTGGACGATATTCGACCATGAAATAGGGCCGAACCTGAAGACCGGCGTACCCGATTCGGTGGGGGAGGATATGCGTTTCTTTAACACGGAGGTATCCGTGTGGAATATCATCAAACAGCCCGCCGGGCCGTTTAATTATATCTAA